Proteins encoded in a region of the Chitinimonas sp. BJYL2 genome:
- a CDS encoding CDP-6-deoxy-delta-3,4-glucoseen reductase, with the protein MSKHLHIEPGKQQVIVNEGETILDAAMRAGFNMPYGCRNGACGACKGKVLGGEVRHREHSGSALNKTEEAQGLALFCCAEPITDVTIECREVQATKDIQIRTLPCRVEKIDRASDDVAVLSLKLPTNERLQFLAGQYIDIHTKDGKKRSFSLANPPYDDEYLQLHVRLVPGGAFSEYVHNSMREREILRFTGPLGSFFLREDSDKPIIFLASGTGFAPIKSIVEFAIRKGIQREMVLYWGCRSLSDLYMPELPSQWQVDHPNFTFIPVLSEPRPEDAWQGRTGFVHEAVLHDFADLSGYQVYACGAPVMVEAAHGSFTGRGLPSDEFFSDAFFLSRDLGKA; encoded by the coding sequence ATGTCCAAGCATCTCCATATCGAACCCGGTAAGCAGCAGGTCATCGTCAATGAGGGTGAAACCATCCTGGATGCCGCCATGCGCGCAGGCTTCAACATGCCCTACGGTTGCCGCAATGGCGCCTGCGGCGCGTGCAAGGGGAAGGTGCTTGGCGGCGAGGTCCGCCATCGTGAGCACTCCGGCTCGGCATTGAACAAGACCGAGGAAGCGCAAGGTCTGGCCCTGTTCTGCTGTGCTGAGCCGATCACTGATGTGACTATCGAGTGTCGCGAGGTGCAGGCCACCAAGGATATCCAGATCCGCACCCTGCCTTGCCGGGTCGAGAAGATCGACCGTGCTTCCGATGATGTGGCGGTGCTCTCGCTCAAGCTGCCAACGAACGAGCGCCTGCAGTTCCTCGCGGGTCAGTACATCGACATTCACACCAAGGATGGCAAGAAGCGCAGCTTCTCGCTGGCCAACCCGCCTTACGATGATGAGTACCTGCAGCTGCATGTACGCCTCGTGCCGGGCGGTGCGTTCTCGGAGTATGTGCACAACTCGATGCGTGAACGCGAAATCCTGCGCTTTACCGGTCCGCTGGGTTCCTTCTTCCTGCGTGAGGATTCGGACAAGCCCATCATCTTCCTGGCCAGTGGTACCGGCTTTGCCCCGATCAAGAGCATTGTCGAGTTCGCCATCCGCAAGGGTATACAGCGGGAGATGGTGCTCTACTGGGGCTGCCGCTCGCTGAGTGACCTTTACATGCCCGAGTTGCCCAGCCAATGGCAAGTGGATCACCCGAACTTCACCTTCATACCGGTGCTGTCCGAACCGCGCCCCGAGGACGCCTGGCAGGGCCGGACCGGCTTTGTCCATGAGGCCGTACTGCACGATTTTGCTGATCTTTCCGGCTACCAGGTCTATGCCTGTGGCGCCCCCGTCATGGTCGAAGCGGCCCACGGCAGCTTTACCGGCCGCGGTCTTCCGAGCGATGAATTCTTTTCGGACGCATTTTTTCTTTCGCGGGATTTGGGAAAAGCGTAA
- a CDS encoding cytochrome c oxidase subunit 3 — translation MATHQPDYFVPAPSKWPLVGSFALFFIGLGAALAVNAVSAGSYALAIGFAILLYMLFGWFGDVIRESEGGVYSKRVDISFRWGMGWFIFSEVMFFAAFFGTLFYVRMISVPELGNVEHKILWPEFNAMWPKSVAPNGAEPYSVMGAWGLPAWNTLILLTSGVTLTLAHWGLMKGNRGQLKLWLLATVALGALFLGLQVYEYMHAWGDLGLTLSSGVYGATFYLMTGFHGMHVFIGALMLAVMYFRSLKGHFTAEHHFAFEAAAWYWHFVDVVWLILFVFVYWL, via the coding sequence ATGGCAACCCACCAACCCGATTATTTCGTTCCAGCCCCATCCAAGTGGCCCTTGGTTGGTTCTTTTGCCCTGTTCTTCATTGGTCTGGGCGCAGCATTGGCGGTCAATGCGGTCAGCGCGGGTAGCTATGCGCTGGCAATTGGCTTTGCCATTCTGCTGTACATGCTGTTCGGTTGGTTCGGTGATGTGATTCGCGAGTCCGAGGGTGGCGTTTATTCCAAGCGTGTGGATATTTCCTTCCGCTGGGGGATGGGCTGGTTCATTTTCTCGGAAGTGATGTTCTTTGCTGCCTTCTTCGGCACCCTGTTCTATGTGCGCATGATCTCCGTGCCCGAGCTGGGTAATGTTGAGCACAAGATCCTGTGGCCTGAGTTCAATGCCATGTGGCCCAAGTCGGTTGCCCCCAACGGTGCCGAGCCCTATTCGGTCATGGGCGCATGGGGCCTGCCCGCCTGGAACACCCTGATCCTGTTGACCTCCGGCGTTACCCTTACCTTGGCTCACTGGGGCTTGATGAAGGGCAATCGTGGCCAGCTCAAGCTGTGGCTGCTGGCGACGGTGGCTTTGGGTGCGCTGTTCCTTGGCTTGCAGGTTTATGAATACATGCACGCTTGGGGTGACCTGGGCCTGACCCTTTCCTCGGGTGTTTATGGCGCCACCTTCTACCTGATGACCGGTTTTCACGGCATGCACGTGTTCATTGGTGCGTTGATGCTGGCGGTAATGTACTTCCGCTCGCTGAAGGGTCACTTCACGGCCGAGCACCATTTCGCCTTTGAAGCCGCTGCCTGGTACTGGCACTTCGTTGACGTGGTCTGGTTGATTCTGTTTGTCTTTGTCTACTGGCTCTGA
- a CDS encoding SDR family oxidoreductase yields MRKKRLLIVGCGDVLTRALPWLTRRFKVYALCRHAVRAAELRACGVTPILADLDHPRTLARLSGLGEYILLSAPPPNQGIGDPRSQHLAATLAKAAILPRRLCYISTSGVYGDCGGALIDETRPLQPESERARRRVAAEHLWRDFGRRHRTGTVILRAPGIYADNRLPVARLQAGTPALRAEDDGYSNHIHADDLARACGLALFRTSGGRVHHVVDDCMWTMGEWFDRVADAAGLPRPPRLDRDTLRAQVSPMLWSFMRESRRLRNTRMKQELRLRLQHPTPERVLGGLAGEATDATTGAVRAPAGQ; encoded by the coding sequence ATGCGCAAGAAAAGACTTTTGATTGTGGGTTGCGGCGACGTGCTGACCCGGGCGTTGCCGTGGCTGACCCGCCGTTTCAAGGTGTATGCCCTGTGCCGCCACGCCGTCCGGGCTGCCGAACTGCGGGCTTGCGGCGTCACGCCCATACTGGCCGATCTGGACCACCCCCGCACCTTGGCCCGGCTGAGCGGGCTCGGAGAGTACATCCTCCTGAGTGCACCGCCACCCAATCAGGGGATCGGCGACCCTCGCAGCCAACACCTTGCCGCCACCCTGGCGAAGGCCGCGATTCTACCACGCAGGCTTTGCTACATCAGTACGAGCGGGGTGTATGGCGACTGCGGAGGGGCGCTGATCGACGAAACCCGGCCGCTCCAACCGGAGTCCGAGCGTGCTCGCCGGCGTGTGGCGGCGGAGCATCTCTGGCGTGACTTCGGACGTCGCCATCGTACGGGTACGGTCATCCTGCGCGCACCGGGCATCTATGCCGACAACCGCCTCCCCGTGGCGCGACTACAAGCTGGCACGCCAGCCCTACGGGCGGAGGACGATGGCTACAGCAACCATATCCATGCCGACGATCTGGCCAGAGCATGCGGTCTGGCCCTGTTCCGCACGAGCGGGGGGCGCGTACACCATGTCGTCGATGACTGTATGTGGACGATGGGAGAGTGGTTTGACCGGGTAGCGGATGCAGCAGGTCTGCCCCGGCCACCGAGGCTAGACAGGGATACACTGCGGGCACAGGTATCGCCGATGTTGTGGTCTTTCATGCGGGAATCGCGACGACTGCGCAATACGCGCATGAAACAGGAGTTGCGCTTGCGCTTGCAGCACCCCACCCCTGAGCGGGTGCTCGGTGGCTTAGCGGGCGAGGCTACTGACGCAACAACTGGTGCTGTTCGCGCTCCAGCTGGGCAATGA
- a CDS encoding DUF2970 domain-containing protein: MADNHEDRNRTSLNPLKAVGAVLSAFSGIRAGKDSKNDLAKLRPVQIILAALICAAIFIFGLLTLVRSIISSSGS; this comes from the coding sequence GTGGCCGATAACCATGAAGACCGCAACAGGACAAGCTTGAACCCGCTGAAGGCGGTAGGCGCTGTTCTGTCTGCCTTCTCGGGGATACGGGCAGGCAAGGATTCAAAGAATGATCTGGCCAAGCTGCGACCGGTACAGATCATTTTGGCAGCATTGATTTGCGCAGCGATATTCATTTTCGGCCTGCTGACGTTGGTGCGAAGCATTATCAGCAGCAGTGGCAGCTAG
- a CDS encoding site-specific integrase has product MARETGIYQRPDSRYWWINATLPNGKRIRQSAGTEHREEAEALLAKLTLDAYREAHFGIKAPRSWQEAVVRYLTLKSQLKSLRDIQRVFRQLHPHFGTLMLHEINGDMIWSVVQRMMKKGNSPATINRCLATIRSLLRMARDEWQWVDHIPHIRLLPGEVERDRWLSQEEADRLIAECPPHLAAIVRFALATGCRAREITGLEWSRVDLQRGTAWLNQTKNGTPRGVPLNRDALDVLSSVLGQHDRYCFTYAGQPIRWQISNNAWEKALKRAGIEDFRFHDLRHTWASWHRQAGTSCDELKDLGGWKSRTMVDRYAKFSTDNLTHAAARIERRRGSNVVDFVTFSSRQNGTKA; this is encoded by the coding sequence ATGGCCCGTGAAACCGGCATCTACCAGCGGCCAGACTCACGCTACTGGTGGATCAATGCCACGCTCCCCAATGGGAAGCGCATACGCCAAAGCGCTGGGACTGAACACCGGGAAGAGGCGGAAGCCCTGTTAGCCAAGCTCACGCTGGATGCTTACAGGGAAGCGCATTTCGGGATCAAGGCACCGCGCTCTTGGCAGGAAGCGGTGGTTCGCTACCTCACATTGAAATCGCAGTTGAAGAGTTTGCGGGATATCCAACGAGTTTTCCGCCAACTTCATCCTCACTTCGGCACCTTGATGTTGCACGAGATCAATGGCGACATGATCTGGTCGGTGGTGCAGAGAATGATGAAGAAGGGGAACTCGCCGGCAACCATCAATCGCTGCTTAGCAACCATTCGCAGTCTCTTGCGGATGGCACGCGATGAATGGCAGTGGGTTGATCACATCCCGCATATTCGACTCCTGCCGGGTGAGGTAGAGCGCGATCGGTGGTTGTCGCAGGAAGAGGCGGATCGGCTGATTGCCGAATGCCCGCCCCATCTGGCGGCCATTGTCCGGTTTGCACTGGCAACGGGGTGTCGCGCCAGAGAGATTACCGGCTTGGAATGGAGCCGGGTCGATCTGCAACGCGGTACCGCGTGGCTGAACCAGACCAAAAATGGCACGCCGAGAGGCGTCCCACTTAACCGCGATGCTTTGGATGTACTGAGCAGCGTTCTCGGTCAGCACGACCGCTATTGCTTTACTTATGCGGGCCAGCCCATACGGTGGCAGATATCGAACAACGCGTGGGAGAAGGCATTGAAGCGAGCGGGGATTGAGGACTTCCGGTTCCATGATTTACGCCACACCTGGGCGTCATGGCACCGGCAAGCGGGTACCAGCTGTGACGAGCTAAAGGACTTGGGTGGATGGAAGTCGAGAACGATGGTGGATCGTTATGCCAAGTTTTCGACGGACAATTTGACCCATGCGGCAGCACGGATTGAGCGGCGACGAGGTAGTAACGTGGTGGACTTTGTCACGTTTTCGTCACGGCAGAATGGAACAAAGGCCTAG
- the cyoE gene encoding heme o synthase, with translation MTATTVAKPATGLRSRLREFLALTKPRVVALIVFCAVIGMFLATKDLPPLVPVIAATIGIGLVAGAAAAINCLVEQKIDALMARTRARPLPRGQLSNAETLVFASLVGGVGLWLLYAWVNTLTMWLTLATFVGYAIIYTVILKPNTPQNIVIGGASGAMPPILGWAAVTGTVGHDALILFLIIFAWTPPHFWALALYRRDDYARSGLPMLPITHGETFTRLHVFLYTLLLAAVTLLPVATGMGGLIYLFSAIVLNAVFIYYAWRIWRAYTDELARTTFRFSILYLSLLFAALLIDHYLMVPLT, from the coding sequence ATGACTGCCACTACGGTTGCCAAACCCGCAACGGGACTACGGTCCAGACTGCGTGAGTTTCTTGCCCTGACCAAACCCCGCGTGGTCGCCCTGATCGTCTTTTGTGCGGTGATCGGGATGTTCCTCGCCACCAAGGACCTTCCGCCATTGGTACCCGTGATCGCTGCCACCATCGGCATCGGGCTCGTCGCGGGTGCGGCGGCGGCGATCAACTGCCTGGTCGAGCAGAAGATCGATGCGCTGATGGCGCGCACCCGCGCGCGTCCTTTGCCACGCGGCCAGCTCAGCAACGCCGAAACGCTGGTGTTTGCCTCGCTGGTGGGTGGTGTGGGCCTATGGTTGCTGTATGCGTGGGTCAACACCCTGACGATGTGGCTAACCCTGGCAACCTTTGTGGGTTACGCGATCATCTATACGGTGATCCTCAAGCCCAATACGCCGCAGAACATCGTGATTGGCGGTGCTTCGGGCGCCATGCCGCCCATCCTCGGCTGGGCCGCCGTGACGGGTACCGTGGGCCATGATGCGCTGATCTTGTTCCTGATCATCTTTGCTTGGACGCCCCCACACTTCTGGGCTTTGGCGCTGTATCGCCGAGATGACTACGCCCGCTCTGGTCTGCCCATGTTGCCGATCACCCATGGCGAAACCTTCACGCGCCTGCATGTGTTCCTCTACACCTTGCTGCTCGCCGCGGTGACGCTACTGCCGGTGGCAACCGGCATGGGCGGACTGATCTATCTGTTCTCGGCGATTGTGCTGAACGCCGTGTTCATCTACTACGCGTGGCGCATATGGCGCGCCTATACGGATGAGCTGGCACGCACCACCTTCCGCTTCTCGATCCTGTATCTGTCACTGCTGTTTGCGGCATTGCTGATTGATCACTATTTGATGGTGCCACTGACATGA
- a CDS encoding SURF1 family protein translates to MPFHRPHPLVALATVLLVALTIGLGLWQFGRGERKTELAARLAQQDRLPVTAWQGELGVDVWGRRYELEGTWLPTAQIYLDNRIHLGRPGYHVLSPLRLADGRVMVVNRGWLPRVQGTQPEAALPQAPARVVVRLQSPQQRYVTLSSAQVSGAVWQNLDWTRYRTLLGVSPVPALAFQLEGNDTLNRDWPAPDAGADKHYAYAGQWFLFAALAIVLFVFLHWKSRK, encoded by the coding sequence ATGCCATTTCACCGCCCCCACCCGCTGGTTGCCCTTGCTACCGTGCTGCTTGTCGCGCTGACCATTGGTCTGGGCCTGTGGCAGTTCGGTCGCGGCGAACGCAAGACCGAGCTGGCAGCACGCCTTGCCCAGCAAGATCGACTGCCCGTCACAGCGTGGCAGGGCGAACTGGGTGTGGACGTATGGGGACGCCGCTACGAGCTGGAAGGCACTTGGCTACCGACAGCACAGATATATCTCGATAACCGGATACATCTCGGCAGGCCCGGTTATCACGTACTTAGCCCCTTGCGGCTGGCGGATGGCCGCGTGATGGTGGTCAATCGCGGCTGGCTTCCGAGGGTGCAGGGCACGCAGCCGGAAGCGGCATTACCGCAAGCGCCGGCGCGTGTCGTGGTCAGGCTGCAGTCGCCGCAGCAACGGTATGTCACGTTGTCGTCAGCGCAGGTCAGCGGTGCAGTCTGGCAAAATCTCGACTGGACACGCTACCGCACCCTGCTTGGCGTCAGCCCTGTGCCCGCCTTGGCCTTTCAGCTTGAGGGCAACGATACCCTGAATCGCGACTGGCCCGCACCGGATGCTGGGGCGGACAAGCATTACGCGTACGCCGGGCAGTGGTTCTTGTTTGCCGCCCTGGCCATCGTGCTTTTTGTATTTTTGCATTGGAAGTCCCGTAAATGA
- a CDS encoding cytochrome c oxidase assembly protein has product MQQEQVQADNRKLLTKLIVIAIGMFAFGYALVPFYEKICQVTGINNLFKADEVTNTQVNTARQITVEFDANLRGDLPWRFKPEQNRLVVHPGQMAQVVYEVTNTSNRVMVGQAVPSYGPAIAGEHFKKLDCFCFKQQTFQPGETRRMPVVFVLDGTMPEQIETITLSYSFFEVEGAVKQGT; this is encoded by the coding sequence ATGCAGCAGGAACAGGTACAGGCCGACAACCGCAAGTTGTTGACCAAGCTCATCGTCATTGCCATCGGCATGTTTGCCTTCGGTTATGCGTTGGTGCCGTTTTACGAAAAGATTTGCCAGGTGACTGGTATCAATAATCTTTTCAAGGCCGATGAAGTGACCAATACCCAGGTCAATACGGCACGTCAGATCACGGTGGAGTTCGATGCCAATCTGCGTGGCGACCTGCCTTGGCGCTTCAAGCCGGAGCAAAACCGTCTGGTTGTGCATCCCGGCCAGATGGCGCAGGTCGTGTATGAGGTAACCAACACCAGTAACCGCGTGATGGTGGGTCAGGCAGTACCAAGCTATGGCCCGGCGATCGCTGGTGAGCACTTCAAGAAGCTTGATTGCTTCTGTTTCAAGCAGCAGACGTTCCAGCCGGGCGAAACACGGCGTATGCCGGTGGTGTTTGTTCTGGATGGCACCATGCCCGAGCAGATTGAAACGATCACCTTGTCCTACAGCTTTTTTGAAGTTGAAGGCGCAGTAAAGCAGGGTACTTGA
- a CDS encoding flagellar brake protein, producing the protein MAEPENTSPRAAEDTIELIPEGVDVSNYLLHTPVEIGYVLRSLAQKPELISVYFDHGQFSYLSAILASDTKAQKFWFDLSAVDAINRALLRTDHIVFVAAPEGVRVQFVISGSVREDTHDDRPAFVANFPSDLIKLQRREYFRLNTPIGKPLICKMQHPNGKVLELPLHDVSIGGMGLWMSGAVELEQLDVFPGCRVDLGSFGVVEITLEIRSKRQVTRRDGTVQTMVGTRFVDLPRQVENVLQRFIAQLEREQHQLLRQ; encoded by the coding sequence GTGGCAGAACCGGAAAACACTTCCCCGCGAGCAGCTGAGGACACGATAGAACTGATCCCCGAAGGGGTGGATGTCAGCAACTATTTGCTGCATACCCCCGTCGAGATCGGTTACGTCCTGCGCTCCCTGGCGCAGAAGCCGGAACTGATCTCCGTGTATTTTGATCACGGCCAGTTTTCCTACCTCTCCGCCATTCTGGCGAGCGATACCAAGGCGCAGAAGTTCTGGTTCGACCTGAGTGCGGTCGATGCCATCAACCGTGCCTTGCTACGTACTGACCATATCGTGTTTGTGGCTGCTCCCGAGGGGGTGCGCGTCCAGTTCGTGATTTCCGGCTCGGTCCGTGAAGACACGCATGATGATCGCCCTGCCTTTGTGGCGAACTTCCCCAGCGATCTGATCAAGTTGCAGCGACGCGAGTACTTCCGGCTCAATACCCCCATCGGCAAGCCGCTGATCTGCAAGATGCAGCACCCTAATGGCAAGGTGCTGGAGTTGCCGCTGCACGATGTGTCGATCGGCGGTATGGGCTTGTGGATGTCCGGTGCGGTAGAGCTGGAGCAGCTGGATGTGTTTCCGGGTTGTCGCGTCGATCTCGGCAGTTTCGGCGTGGTGGAAATCACGCTGGAAATCCGCAGCAAGCGTCAGGTCACTCGCCGCGATGGCACTGTGCAGACCATGGTGGGTACGCGTTTTGTCGACCTGCCGCGGCAAGTCGAGAATGTCCTGCAACGCTTCATTGCCCAGCTGGAGCGCGAACAGCACCAGTTGTTGCGTCAGTAG
- a CDS encoding twin transmembrane helix small protein, with amino-acid sequence MKIVVVLFLIAILVSLGTALFSLMRNKEASNKTVKALTLRVALSVSLFILLMIAYKMGWIQPHGVS; translated from the coding sequence ATGAAAATCGTTGTCGTGCTGTTTCTGATCGCCATTCTTGTCTCGCTGGGTACCGCATTGTTCTCGCTGATGCGGAACAAGGAGGCCTCCAACAAGACCGTCAAGGCACTGACCTTACGGGTCGCGCTGTCTGTCAGCCTGTTCATCCTGCTGATGATTGCTTACAAGATGGGCTGGATACAGCCACATGGCGTGAGCTGA
- a CDS encoding heme A synthase — MFRKLVVLAVIWTFGLIVLGAFVRLSDAGLGCPDWPGCYGKVTPLHAAEEITAAHASDPHGPVSMRKAWKEMVHRYFATGLGLLILIIAAVAVKQRRQLGQSPLLAVGNVFVVCFQGALGAWTVTMLLKPAIVTAHLIGGMLLLSLLVWLMMRQRSWSGVGEAAFRFRGLALLGLAIVGAQIILGGWVSTNYAAVVCTDFPTCQGALVPQMDFQHAFHVMRDLGETPEGNLLSMANLTAIHWLHRVGALITLLYVGWLAWRLYAQNVLRSLSLAVAAALFMQLALGISNVVFHLPLPVAVAHNAGAAFLLSLMVALNYRLAQR; from the coding sequence ATGTTCCGCAAACTGGTTGTCCTTGCTGTTATCTGGACCTTTGGTCTGATTGTTCTGGGTGCCTTCGTGCGTTTGTCAGATGCGGGTCTGGGGTGTCCGGACTGGCCTGGCTGTTATGGCAAGGTGACCCCGCTGCATGCAGCGGAGGAGATCACGGCTGCGCACGCGTCTGATCCGCATGGGCCGGTCAGCATGCGCAAGGCCTGGAAGGAGATGGTGCATCGCTACTTTGCCACCGGTCTGGGCTTGCTGATCCTGATCATCGCGGCAGTGGCCGTAAAGCAGCGACGTCAGCTTGGCCAGTCCCCACTATTGGCGGTGGGTAATGTATTCGTGGTCTGCTTTCAGGGTGCGCTGGGTGCATGGACGGTGACCATGTTGCTCAAGCCCGCCATTGTCACTGCCCATCTGATCGGGGGCATGTTGCTACTCTCCCTGCTGGTGTGGTTGATGATGCGTCAGCGCAGTTGGTCTGGCGTGGGTGAGGCCGCCTTCCGTTTTCGCGGTCTTGCTTTGCTGGGTTTGGCCATTGTGGGCGCACAGATCATTCTGGGTGGCTGGGTAAGTACCAACTATGCGGCGGTTGTCTGTACCGACTTCCCCACGTGCCAAGGGGCGCTGGTGCCCCAGATGGATTTCCAGCATGCCTTCCATGTGATGCGTGATTTGGGTGAAACGCCTGAAGGTAATCTCCTCAGCATGGCGAACCTGACGGCCATCCACTGGCTGCATCGCGTTGGCGCACTGATTACACTGCTTTACGTTGGCTGGCTGGCATGGCGCTTGTATGCGCAAAATGTCTTGCGCAGCCTGTCGCTCGCCGTTGCGGCCGCGTTGTTCATGCAATTGGCGCTGGGTATCAGCAATGTAGTCTTCCATCTGCCTTTACCCGTGGCCGTTGCGCACAATGCCGGTGCCGCATTCCTGCTCAGCCTGATGGTTGCGCTCAATTACCGCTTGGCTCAGCGTTGA
- a CDS encoding cytochrome C oxidase subunit I yields the protein MTENPTKPGKQRWMLLLLVAVCAAPILASYLTYYFWKPQGGRTYGELLEVKPVPAFPQQTLEGKPAGLADFKGKWVLVMSDDVTCAKSCMDALFAMRQFRLGQGKEMERVTRLWLVRGEGMPSSAAVSAADGATIHRIGAEAVPLPGDVNAGIYLIDPLGNQVIRYPRSADGVKVIREIAKFLKNNVNIG from the coding sequence ATGACCGAGAACCCAACCAAGCCCGGCAAACAGCGCTGGATGCTGTTGCTGCTGGTGGCCGTGTGCGCCGCCCCGATTCTGGCATCGTACTTGACCTACTACTTCTGGAAGCCTCAGGGCGGTCGTACCTATGGCGAGTTGCTGGAGGTCAAGCCGGTTCCGGCATTCCCCCAGCAGACGCTGGAAGGCAAGCCAGCCGGATTGGCAGATTTCAAAGGCAAGTGGGTGCTGGTCATGAGCGACGATGTCACCTGCGCCAAGTCCTGCATGGATGCCCTGTTTGCCATGCGCCAGTTCCGCTTGGGGCAGGGCAAGGAAATGGAGCGCGTCACCCGACTCTGGCTGGTGCGCGGTGAGGGTATGCCCTCTTCAGCGGCGGTAAGTGCGGCGGATGGCGCCACCATCCATCGTATCGGTGCGGAGGCCGTGCCCTTGCCTGGCGATGTGAATGCCGGTATCTACCTGATTGATCCGCTGGGTAACCAGGTGATCCGTTATCCGCGCAGTGCAGATGGTGTGAAGGTGATTCGCGAGATCGCCAAGTTCCTTAAAAACAACGTCAACATCGGCTAA
- a CDS encoding SCO family protein → MATDITGAAIGGDFRLMGHDGRPRALTDFKGKVVVLFFGYTHCPDVCPTTMSELAATMKQLGPRAADVQVLFVTVDPERDTQALLSQYVPAFNPSFLGLTGNVAEVRSAADKFKIVYQRSGSDPTNYSVDHSSGSYILDKAGKLRLLVSYGAGAKTFSHDIGLLLDEGAVL, encoded by the coding sequence ATGGCGACTGACATCACGGGCGCCGCCATCGGCGGCGATTTCCGCCTGATGGGCCATGATGGACGACCGCGTGCGCTGACCGATTTCAAGGGCAAGGTCGTGGTGCTGTTTTTTGGCTATACCCATTGCCCCGATGTGTGCCCCACCACCATGAGTGAACTGGCGGCAACCATGAAACAACTGGGCCCCAGGGCTGCTGACGTACAGGTTTTGTTCGTAACGGTTGATCCCGAACGGGATACCCAGGCGCTACTGAGTCAGTACGTACCGGCGTTCAATCCTTCGTTCCTAGGGCTGACCGGTAACGTGGCTGAGGTGCGCAGTGCGGCGGACAAGTTCAAGATCGTTTACCAGCGCAGTGGATCGGATCCCACAAATTACAGCGTCGATCACAGTTCTGGCAGCTATATTCTCGACAAGGCAGGTAAACTGCGGCTCCTCGTGAGCTACGGTGCAGGCGCGAAGACCTTTTCGCATGACATTGGTCTGCTGCTCGACGAAGGCGCAGTCCTGTAG